A window of Halomonas sp. GFAJ-1 contains these coding sequences:
- a CDS encoding LysR family transcriptional regulator translates to MAPLDDLAFFQQLARAGSLTATARELGLSLSAVSKRLKQLEGRLGVSLAARTTRRLTLTAEGERYLSQGGLILEELKELEAALSDSTSQMLSGRLRVNATFGFGRRHIAPLLSRFRTQNPGVESWLELTNFPLNLSDHGFDVGVRIGAPPDSRLVARRILANRRVLCASPSYIKRMPGLNVPADLTQHSCLVIRENDSDFPLWRFERCDAPENVQSVKVSGPLASNDGEVITRLALDGHGVMLRSWWDVNEHLASGALLPLLPSWQGVRADFYAVYEHRRHVPARINTFVAFLADQMAGRVPALPQG, encoded by the coding sequence ATGGCCCCATTAGATGACTTGGCTTTTTTTCAGCAGCTGGCGCGGGCAGGTAGCTTAACCGCCACTGCCCGTGAGTTGGGGCTTTCACTCTCGGCGGTGAGCAAACGGCTCAAGCAGCTGGAAGGGCGGCTTGGGGTGTCGCTTGCTGCACGCACCACGCGGCGTTTAACGCTCACCGCCGAAGGCGAGCGCTACCTTTCACAGGGTGGGCTGATTCTGGAAGAGCTTAAGGAACTGGAAGCTGCCTTAAGCGATTCTACCAGCCAAATGCTGAGTGGACGGCTGCGGGTAAACGCCACTTTTGGTTTTGGTCGACGTCATATTGCACCGCTGCTGTCGCGCTTTAGGACTCAGAACCCAGGTGTCGAAAGCTGGCTGGAGTTGACCAATTTCCCGCTTAACTTGAGTGACCACGGCTTTGACGTAGGCGTACGAATTGGGGCGCCGCCAGACTCTCGCTTGGTGGCGCGGCGCATTTTGGCGAACCGGCGTGTGCTATGTGCATCGCCTAGCTACATTAAACGCATGCCGGGGTTAAACGTGCCCGCTGATCTTACTCAGCACAGCTGTTTGGTGATCCGTGAAAACGATAGCGATTTTCCGCTGTGGCGTTTTGAGCGCTGCGATGCCCCTGAGAATGTTCAATCCGTCAAAGTGAGTGGCCCGCTTGCCAGCAATGACGGCGAGGTGATTACCCGCTTAGCGCTTGATGGGCATGGTGTCATGCTGCGCTCTTGGTGGGATGTTAACGAGCATCTTGCCAGCGGGGCGCTTTTACCACTATTGCCAAGCTGGCAGGGGGTGCGGGCGGATTTCTATGCGGTATATGAGCACCGCCGCCATGTTCCTGCCCGCATCAATACCTTTGTAGCGTTTTTAGCCGACCAAATGGCCGGTCGGGTGCCTGCGTTGCCCCAAGGCTGA
- a CDS encoding tartrate dehydrogenase, with translation MAHRIAVIAGDGIGTEVMPEGLSALEAAARQFNIALEFTTFEFGNCDYYLEHGKMMPDDWFEQLKEFDALFYGAVGWPDKVPDHISLWGSLLQFRRQFDQYINLRPCKLMPGIKSPLAGRNAGDIDFYVVRENTEGEYSSIGGKMFEGTEREIVIQETVMTRTGVDRVLKYAFDLAQTRPRKKLTSATKSNGISITMPYWDERVAEMAKQYPDIEVDKFHIDILTANFVLHPDWFDVVVGSNLFGDILSDLGPACTGTIGIAPSANINPEGKFPSLFEPVHGSAPDIAGKGIANPIGQIWSGAMMLEHLGYKEAADAMVSAIEAVLSEGDSQVLTRDVGGQGTTASLGKAIAERISR, from the coding sequence ATGGCCCACCGTATTGCAGTAATTGCTGGCGACGGTATTGGCACCGAAGTAATGCCTGAGGGCCTAAGCGCCCTGGAAGCAGCTGCGAGGCAGTTCAACATCGCCCTTGAGTTCACCACCTTTGAATTTGGCAACTGCGACTACTACCTTGAGCATGGCAAAATGATGCCCGATGACTGGTTTGAGCAGTTAAAAGAGTTCGACGCGCTGTTTTACGGTGCCGTGGGCTGGCCCGACAAAGTGCCCGACCATATTTCTTTATGGGGATCCCTACTGCAATTCCGCCGCCAGTTTGACCAATACATTAACCTACGCCCCTGCAAGCTAATGCCCGGCATTAAAAGCCCGCTAGCAGGACGCAATGCAGGCGATATCGACTTCTACGTTGTGCGCGAAAACACCGAGGGTGAGTACTCAAGCATTGGGGGCAAAATGTTTGAGGGCACGGAGCGTGAGATTGTTATTCAAGAAACAGTGATGACCCGCACTGGCGTTGACCGCGTACTGAAATATGCCTTTGATTTGGCCCAAACCCGCCCGCGCAAAAAGCTTACTTCCGCAACTAAATCCAACGGCATCTCAATCACCATGCCCTACTGGGACGAGCGCGTTGCTGAAATGGCGAAACAGTACCCGGATATCGAGGTGGATAAATTCCACATTGATATTCTCACCGCTAACTTTGTCTTACATCCAGACTGGTTTGATGTCGTGGTCGGCAGCAACCTGTTCGGCGATATTCTTTCCGATCTTGGCCCCGCCTGTACCGGTACTATCGGCATTGCTCCCTCGGCCAATATCAACCCGGAAGGCAAGTTCCCCAGCTTATTTGAGCCGGTACACGGCAGCGCGCCAGATATCGCCGGTAAAGGGATCGCCAACCCTATTGGCCAGATCTGGTCCGGCGCTATGATGCTGGAGCATCTAGGTTATAAAGAGGCCGCTGACGCCATGGTAAGCGCCATTGAAGCGGTACTCAGCGAAGGCGATAGCCAAGTGCTTACCCGCGATGTAGGCGGCCAAGGCACCACGGCAAGCCTGGGTAAAGCCATTGCTGAGCGTATTAGCCGTTAA
- a CDS encoding NAD(P)H:quinone oxidoreductase, type IV produces MTKVLVLYYSMYGHIDTLAAAVAEGVKEVDGVEVTVKRIPETMPEDAFKNAGGKQDFTTPEASPQELADYDAIIFGTPTRFGNMAGQMRTFLDQTGGLWAKGALRGKVASVFTSTGTGGGDEMTITSTWTTLAHHGMVIVPIGYGIEEQFDISKVSGGTPYGAATLAGGDGSRQPDERELKIARFQGKHVAGIAAKLAS; encoded by the coding sequence ATGACGAAAGTATTGGTGCTTTATTATTCTATGTACGGCCATATCGATACCCTAGCCGCCGCCGTAGCGGAAGGCGTTAAAGAGGTGGATGGCGTAGAGGTCACTGTTAAACGTATACCTGAGACGATGCCAGAAGATGCGTTTAAAAATGCTGGCGGTAAGCAGGATTTTACGACGCCTGAAGCATCCCCCCAGGAGCTTGCCGATTACGACGCGATTATTTTTGGCACCCCAACGCGGTTTGGCAACATGGCGGGCCAAATGCGTACCTTCCTTGATCAAACCGGTGGCCTGTGGGCCAAAGGCGCGCTGCGCGGTAAGGTGGCCAGTGTGTTCACCTCGACGGGTACCGGTGGCGGTGATGAGATGACCATTACCTCTACCTGGACCACCCTTGCCCACCACGGCATGGTGATTGTGCCGATTGGCTACGGTATTGAAGAGCAGTTTGATATTTCTAAAGTCAGCGGTGGCACGCCTTACGGTGCCGCTACCCTGGCTGGTGGCGACGGTTCCCGCCAGCCAGACGAGCGTGAACTTAAAATTGCTCGTTTCCAGGGCAAACACGTTGCCGGGATTGCCGCCAAACTGGCGAGCTAG
- a CDS encoding hemerythrin → MTIFEALRKDHDIQRDLLARLVETHGDSEERDTLYQQVRAELKYHANAEERALYIPMMDIDLTQEKARHSVAEHHEIDELIELLDTTDYSATNWLTHAKQLQHLVTHHLDEEEQEVFQLAGRGLQEKQKTALASEYQSEMKRQRTE, encoded by the coding sequence ATGACCATTTTTGAAGCCCTACGCAAGGATCACGACATTCAACGGGATTTACTGGCTCGCCTAGTAGAAACTCACGGCGATAGCGAAGAGCGCGACACGCTCTATCAGCAGGTGCGCGCCGAATTGAAATACCATGCTAACGCTGAGGAGCGTGCCCTCTATATACCCATGATGGATATCGATCTCACCCAGGAAAAAGCCCGCCATAGCGTTGCCGAGCACCACGAAATTGACGAGCTGATCGAGCTTTTAGATACAACCGACTATAGCGCTACCAACTGGTTAACCCACGCCAAGCAACTTCAGCACTTGGTTACCCACCACCTAGACGAAGAAGAGCAGGAGGTTTTCCAATTGGCAGGCCGTGGCCTGCAAGAGAAGCAGAAAACCGCGCTGGCGAGTGAGTACCAATCAGAAATGAAGCGTCAGCGTACTGAGTAA
- a CDS encoding succinylglutamate desuccinylase, with amino-acid sequence MLGQWLDWTLDDESPTPRKGRFASGTYDFHAPGILELTPDVVRPNAYACVFSAAVHGNETAPVELLGNWLCALEASTVQLGAPTLVILGNIPALKKQQRFLTTNLNRLFKRDLEDKGDEPDRARELMAAVDTFYARHQALPALHYDLHTAIRESLFTRFVVEPFAESPTEPAQWAWLAAADMQAVLHQHQHSWTFSHYSKHYHSAQSFTFELGRVAPFGQNDMAALEPMLTLICALGSGDEPPRQPADTMTFFRVKHELMRQSETFSLCFDDDVPNFSRFEPGTCLAQDSIAGDFIVEETPLRVVFPNANVEIGARAALLVVPCQPAKPL; translated from the coding sequence ATGCTAGGCCAATGGCTCGACTGGACGCTCGACGACGAAAGCCCCACACCTCGCAAGGGTCGCTTTGCGAGCGGTACCTATGACTTTCATGCGCCAGGCATTTTGGAGCTAACGCCCGATGTTGTGCGCCCTAATGCTTACGCCTGCGTGTTTTCAGCGGCTGTTCATGGCAATGAAACCGCGCCGGTAGAGCTACTCGGAAACTGGCTATGTGCCCTTGAAGCCAGCACAGTGCAGTTAGGTGCTCCAACACTGGTGATACTGGGCAATATACCGGCCCTGAAAAAACAGCAGCGCTTTCTTACTACTAATCTAAACCGCTTATTTAAACGGGACTTGGAAGATAAAGGCGACGAGCCCGACCGCGCCCGTGAGCTAATGGCAGCTGTCGACACTTTTTACGCCCGGCATCAGGCGCTACCAGCGCTGCATTACGACCTGCATACCGCCATTAGAGAGAGCCTCTTTACACGCTTTGTGGTGGAGCCCTTCGCAGAGAGCCCTACCGAACCCGCCCAATGGGCGTGGCTAGCCGCAGCGGATATGCAGGCGGTATTGCACCAGCATCAACATAGCTGGACGTTTTCCCATTACAGCAAGCACTACCACAGTGCCCAATCGTTTACCTTCGAGCTGGGACGTGTGGCGCCGTTTGGGCAAAACGATATGGCCGCCCTTGAGCCTATGCTCACGCTTATTTGTGCGCTGGGCAGTGGTGATGAGCCGCCCCGTCAACCCGCTGATACCATGACGTTTTTTCGAGTAAAGCACGAGCTAATGCGGCAGTCAGAAACATTCTCCCTCTGTTTTGACGACGATGTGCCCAATTTTAGCCGCTTTGAACCAGGCACCTGCCTTGCTCAAGACAGCATCGCCGGTGATTTTATTGTGGAAGAAACGCCGCTACGCGTGGTATTTCCCAATGCAAACGTAGAAATAGGCGCACGGGCAGCGCTGCTTGTGGTGCCCTGCCAACCGGCAAAGCCACTTTAA
- a CDS encoding histidine/lysine/arginine/ornithine ABC transporter ATP-binding protein codes for MANTPTPLEVRNIKKRFGDTEVLKGLSLEAQKGDVITLIGASGSGKSTFLRCMNLLEQPDEGELFVHGEQILFKTTRHGREPADWKQVVQMRAKLSMVFQSFNLWAHMTLLENIIEAPIHVLGKPKKEALEHAHALLERVGLSARANAYPAQMSGGQQQRGAIARALAMDPEVMLFDEPTSALDPELVGDVLKVMHGLAEEGRTMVVVTHEMSFARDVSSKVVYLHQGLVEEAGAPAEVLGNPQSPRLKQFLAPKY; via the coding sequence ATGGCTAATACGCCTACTCCCCTTGAAGTGCGTAATATAAAAAAGCGCTTTGGCGATACAGAAGTCCTTAAAGGCCTCTCCCTTGAAGCCCAAAAAGGTGACGTGATCACCCTCATTGGTGCATCAGGGTCAGGCAAAAGTACCTTCTTACGCTGTATGAACCTGCTGGAACAGCCTGATGAAGGCGAGTTGTTTGTCCACGGCGAACAGATCCTCTTCAAAACCACCCGACATGGCCGTGAGCCTGCGGACTGGAAACAAGTGGTGCAGATGCGCGCCAAGCTATCGATGGTGTTTCAGAGCTTCAATCTCTGGGCTCATATGACACTGCTCGAAAACATTATCGAAGCGCCTATTCACGTGCTAGGTAAGCCCAAAAAAGAGGCCCTCGAGCATGCCCACGCGCTGCTAGAGCGGGTTGGGTTAAGTGCACGCGCAAACGCCTACCCTGCCCAAATGTCCGGCGGCCAGCAGCAGCGCGGTGCCATTGCCCGAGCGCTGGCCATGGACCCAGAAGTGATGCTGTTCGATGAGCCCACGTCTGCCCTCGATCCAGAGCTGGTGGGCGACGTTTTGAAGGTAATGCACGGCTTGGCCGAGGAAGGGCGCACCATGGTAGTGGTCACCCACGAGATGAGCTTTGCACGGGATGTTTCCAGCAAAGTGGTTTATCTCCACCAAGGCTTGGTAGAGGAAGCGGGGGCCCCAGCAGAAGTACTCGGTAACCCGCAGTCACCGCGCTTAAAACAGTTTCTAGCCCCCAAATATTGA
- a CDS encoding ABC transporter, which produces MLDLQGYGPRLIEGAGVTIQLAVLSLILAIVLGLLTATAKMSRSWLLHRTATVYTTVIRGVPDLVLMMLLFFGGQIGVNAISDALYYNYGIDIYINFNAFAAGVITIGFIFGAYMGETFRGAFMAVENGQIEAGKAYGMSNALVFRRIRFPQMMRHALPGLSNNWMVLLKTTALVSVIGLTDMVRVAAEASRATHEPFVFLLPVAAVYLLIASVSEWIFARLQKRYDIGFGGQ; this is translated from the coding sequence ATGCTTGATTTGCAAGGTTACGGCCCCCGCCTGATCGAAGGGGCGGGCGTCACCATTCAGCTAGCGGTGCTATCGCTGATACTGGCCATTGTACTTGGCCTGCTCACTGCTACCGCCAAAATGTCACGCAGCTGGCTACTTCACCGCACTGCAACGGTCTATACCACTGTGATTCGCGGTGTTCCTGACCTTGTATTGATGATGCTGCTGTTTTTCGGTGGGCAAATCGGCGTGAATGCCATCAGCGACGCGCTGTATTACAACTATGGCATTGATATTTACATCAATTTCAATGCCTTCGCGGCAGGTGTAATTACCATCGGCTTTATATTCGGTGCTTATATGGGCGAGACGTTCCGCGGCGCCTTTATGGCGGTGGAAAACGGCCAAATTGAAGCAGGTAAAGCCTATGGAATGAGCAATGCGCTGGTCTTTCGACGCATCCGCTTTCCACAAATGATGCGCCACGCGCTGCCGGGGCTTTCCAACAACTGGATGGTACTGCTCAAAACCACCGCTTTGGTCTCTGTTATCGGTTTAACCGATATGGTGCGTGTCGCCGCCGAGGCATCTCGAGCCACTCACGAACCCTTTGTGTTTCTACTGCCGGTAGCGGCGGTTTACCTGCTCATTGCCAGCGTGTCCGAGTGGATTTTCGCACGGCTACAAAAACGTTACGACATTGGCTTTGGGGGGCAGTGA
- a CDS encoding amino acid ABC transporter permease (with HisJPQ is involved in transport of histidine, lysine, arginine and ornithine), whose product MLDISAWFNDLLAGNLIFTPTTLGYYWEGLVTTTQLVFLSLVAGLVLAVPLAIMRSSKRKWISLPVYLYTYVFRGTPLLIQLYIIYYGVVFIDGIQETFLWPILREAFYPALIAFTLNTAAYTTEIFRGAIKATSKGEIEAARAYGMSQSLMMRRIIMPSAFRRALPAYGNEVIFMLHASAIASVVTLMDLTGAARFVYARFYAPFEAFLFVAAIYLCLTFAILYFFRFLEKKLLAHLRPQTN is encoded by the coding sequence ATGCTAGATATTTCTGCGTGGTTCAACGACCTGCTCGCTGGCAATCTGATTTTCACTCCCACGACGCTGGGCTACTACTGGGAAGGACTGGTCACTACGACGCAGCTTGTCTTCTTATCCCTGGTAGCAGGTTTAGTGCTCGCGGTGCCGCTGGCCATCATGCGCAGCTCTAAGCGTAAGTGGATCAGCCTGCCGGTTTATCTGTATACCTATGTGTTTCGCGGCACGCCGCTACTCATTCAGCTCTATATCATTTACTACGGCGTCGTGTTTATCGACGGCATTCAAGAAACATTTCTGTGGCCAATTCTGCGAGAAGCGTTCTACCCCGCGCTAATCGCCTTTACGCTTAACACCGCAGCCTACACCACCGAGATTTTCCGTGGGGCGATCAAGGCAACGTCTAAAGGTGAAATTGAGGCAGCAAGGGCCTACGGCATGTCCCAAAGCTTAATGATGCGTCGCATTATTATGCCCAGTGCGTTTCGGCGCGCGCTGCCCGCTTATGGCAACGAAGTGATCTTTATGCTGCATGCCAGTGCTATTGCCAGCGTTGTCACACTGATGGATCTCACAGGCGCTGCACGTTTTGTATATGCACGCTTTTACGCCCCTTTCGAAGCCTTTCTGTTTGTGGCAGCCATCTACCTTTGCCTCACTTTTGCAATTTTGTACTTTTTCCGTTTTCTGGAGAAAAAGCTGCTGGCCCACTTAAGGCCACAAACGAACTAA
- a CDS encoding nickel transporter: MKKLLTVSVLGFAIAAASSAQARNYDHVRIGVDVPYEPMEYRTADGELTGFDIDLGNALCEKIGITCEWIEQEWDGIIPGLMSRNYDAIMSSMTINEERRQQVLFSDPYITMPSAWFAPSSLDISEANEETLAGKTIGVQRGTLQDNFVTDNFNSVANISRYSTADDMVLDMQAQRLDIVFLDFPIGQSTLLNNDNADYVVVGERISEPKEYFGDGFGIAFRQRDEALAEKFNDALAELKDDGTYDEIFERYFSED; this comes from the coding sequence ATGAAAAAACTCTTAACTGTTTCGGTACTTGGCTTTGCCATTGCTGCAGCCTCTTCCGCTCAAGCGCGCAATTATGATCACGTGCGCATTGGTGTTGACGTACCTTATGAGCCCATGGAGTACCGCACCGCTGATGGCGAGCTAACCGGTTTCGACATTGATCTTGGTAACGCCCTGTGCGAGAAAATCGGCATTACTTGTGAGTGGATCGAGCAGGAGTGGGACGGCATTATTCCTGGCCTAATGTCGCGTAACTACGACGCGATCATGTCCTCTATGACGATTAACGAAGAGCGTCGCCAGCAGGTGCTGTTCTCTGACCCCTACATCACGATGCCTTCCGCTTGGTTCGCGCCCAGCAGCTTAGATATCAGCGAAGCTAACGAAGAAACCCTGGCGGGTAAAACCATTGGTGTTCAGCGCGGCACACTACAAGATAATTTCGTGACCGATAATTTCAACAGTGTTGCCAATATCAGCCGCTACTCCACCGCTGATGACATGGTGCTGGATATGCAGGCACAGCGCCTGGACATCGTGTTCCTAGACTTCCCAATCGGCCAGTCTACGCTGCTAAACAACGATAATGCTGATTATGTTGTGGTCGGCGAACGCATCAGCGAGCCTAAAGAGTACTTTGGCGACGGCTTTGGCATTGCCTTCCGCCAGCGCGACGAAGCACTGGCAGAAAAATTCAATGACGCCCTCGCCGAGCTGAAAGACGATGGCACCTATGATGAAATCTTCGAGCGTTACTTCAGCGAAGATTAA
- a CDS encoding nickel transporter, with protein sequence MRYATLPLAAMLAAGVSMPFVTTTAVARDYTDIRLGVDIPYEPFMYREADGTLTGFEIELGNAVCDYLEANCTWVEQDWDGIIPGLLARNYDAIMSSMAITDERAQRVLFSEPYYTTPSAWITTHEHDIDIEDRASLEGLTVGVQRATLQDNYVTELYGDVLEIRRYTGVDDVVTDLLAGRLDLTFMDYPIAEAAIDIDTPESDFQRISDFIKEPEHIFGKGVGVAFRPRDEALAERFNEALSALKEDGTYDEIMGRYFNYDVRL encoded by the coding sequence ATGCGTTATGCAACGCTACCCCTCGCCGCTATGCTCGCGGCTGGTGTTTCTATGCCTTTCGTGACCACGACTGCAGTGGCGCGTGACTATACAGATATTCGCCTTGGGGTCGACATCCCCTACGAGCCTTTCATGTACCGAGAAGCAGACGGGACACTTACCGGCTTTGAAATTGAGTTAGGTAACGCGGTTTGTGATTACTTAGAAGCTAACTGCACCTGGGTTGAGCAAGACTGGGACGGCATTATTCCTGGGCTGCTCGCCCGTAACTACGATGCCATTATGTCCTCTATGGCGATTACCGATGAGCGTGCACAGCGGGTGCTGTTCTCTGAACCTTACTACACGACGCCCAGCGCCTGGATTACCACCCACGAACACGACATTGATATTGAAGACCGCGCCAGCCTTGAAGGCCTAACCGTAGGCGTTCAGCGCGCCACGCTGCAGGATAACTATGTCACTGAGCTATATGGCGACGTGCTTGAAATCCGCCGCTACACGGGTGTGGATGATGTCGTCACCGATCTTTTGGCCGGACGCTTAGACCTTACCTTCATGGATTACCCCATTGCCGAAGCAGCGATTGATATCGATACACCTGAGAGCGATTTCCAACGCATCAGTGATTTCATCAAAGAACCAGAGCATATCTTTGGTAAAGGCGTTGGCGTTGCTTTCCGTCCCCGTGACGAAGCTCTGGCAGAGCGTTTCAATGAAGCCTTGAGCGCACTCAAAGAGGACGGTACCTACGATGAAATCATGGGCCGTTACTTCAATTACGATGTGCGTTTATAA
- a CDS encoding beta-aspartyl-peptidase yields the protein MLTLVKNAQLFTPEPRGLCHLLIADQRIAAVLDAAEPVNAGALIATIDLEGRRVIPGLVDSLVHYIGGGGEGGFGNRTAELSLEDACASGVTTLIGALGTDALTRTPANLIGKARELAAGGLTTYAYTGSYQLPPVTLTGSIASDILYIPEFIGVGEVAISDHRGSQPSTHELTRLASDARTAGLLAGKSGIVFIHTGDADTHLEPLRQVAKHSAIPLSQFYPTHINRTATLFEDGLRFAREGGRIDFTTSTTPELLAGGEVPASEAVARALKARIEPSQLSLSSDANASLPEFDKQHRFIGLKPGRLSSLFDVLGECVNEHCIPMEQALRCAATTAADALKLPHKGRLHAGADADFIVLAENRWSIDQVWALGKPIYDSESNGKVR from the coding sequence ATGCTGACACTTGTTAAAAACGCCCAGCTGTTTACGCCAGAACCTCGCGGCCTTTGCCACCTATTAATTGCCGACCAGCGTATCGCAGCGGTATTGGATGCCGCTGAACCAGTAAACGCAGGGGCGCTAATTGCCACTATAGACCTTGAAGGACGCAGGGTAATTCCTGGGCTAGTTGACTCGCTAGTTCACTATATTGGTGGCGGCGGCGAAGGTGGGTTTGGCAACCGCACCGCCGAACTTAGCTTAGAAGATGCCTGCGCATCAGGCGTCACCACGTTAATTGGCGCGCTAGGCACCGATGCCCTAACCCGCACGCCGGCTAACTTAATTGGCAAAGCACGAGAACTCGCCGCTGGCGGCTTGACCACCTACGCCTATACCGGCTCTTACCAGCTGCCGCCGGTAACGCTTACCGGTTCGATTGCCAGCGATATTCTCTATATCCCAGAGTTTATCGGCGTAGGTGAAGTGGCGATTAGCGACCATCGCGGCTCTCAGCCCAGCACCCATGAACTAACACGGCTAGCCTCCGATGCCCGCACCGCTGGCTTGCTGGCAGGAAAATCCGGCATTGTGTTTATTCACACCGGAGACGCCGACACTCACCTGGAGCCGCTTCGCCAAGTGGCAAAGCATAGTGCTATACCGCTTTCACAGTTCTACCCCACTCACATCAATCGTACCGCCACTCTGTTTGAAGATGGCCTACGCTTTGCCCGGGAGGGTGGCCGAATCGACTTCACCACCAGCACAACACCGGAATTGCTGGCGGGCGGCGAAGTCCCTGCATCAGAGGCAGTGGCACGGGCACTAAAAGCACGTATTGAGCCTAGCCAGCTAAGTCTCTCTTCAGATGCCAATGCCTCGCTGCCAGAATTTGATAAGCAGCACCGTTTTATTGGTTTAAAACCCGGCAGACTAAGCAGTTTGTTTGACGTACTGGGCGAGTGCGTGAACGAGCATTGCATTCCTATGGAACAGGCGCTGCGCTGCGCTGCTACGACTGCCGCAGATGCACTAAAATTGCCCCATAAAGGCCGCTTACACGCCGGTGCTGACGCTGACTTTATCGTGCTTGCTGAAAATCGCTGGTCGATTGATCAAGTATGGGCATTAGGCAAACCGATTTACGATAGTGAATCCAATGGTAAAGTGCGCTAG
- a CDS encoding TraX: protein MAEQMAAHSSPAPGKVEAFRPSSHWTAWGQWLALFTMTVDHLTRYVLPGAWELDWAGSSIGRIAFPLFAAMVAWHGLFNTRNPLRYSWRILIIGLAAQVPYMMMPRASDAFILNVCFTLASGLALGALVRQGWQHYLQQTLSLGWLMLGAGLGVTAWYLLGFWVEYGHNGLLLIPLFMFAMQALSETRDALISRLWAGLAAFPVLWIAGQMNASDMAKSFTVATCVVVLMLAAGAAQRVPPVALAMPRRLWLAWYPGHFALIALWLLLSGQLAG, encoded by the coding sequence ATGGCTGAACAAATGGCAGCGCACTCGTCACCCGCGCCAGGTAAGGTGGAGGCGTTTCGCCCTTCATCGCACTGGACCGCATGGGGGCAGTGGCTCGCGCTTTTCACCATGACGGTGGATCATCTCACCCGCTATGTGCTGCCCGGCGCATGGGAATTAGACTGGGCAGGCTCGTCTATTGGCCGCATTGCTTTTCCGCTATTTGCGGCTATGGTGGCGTGGCATGGGCTGTTTAACACCCGTAACCCGTTGCGCTATTCCTGGCGAATTTTAATTATTGGGCTAGCGGCTCAAGTGCCTTATATGATGATGCCGCGCGCCTCCGATGCCTTTATTCTTAACGTCTGTTTTACCTTGGCAAGCGGTTTAGCCCTAGGTGCTTTAGTACGCCAGGGCTGGCAACACTATCTTCAGCAAACCCTTAGTTTGGGCTGGCTGATGCTGGGTGCCGGGCTTGGGGTGACTGCTTGGTACTTGCTAGGATTTTGGGTGGAGTATGGCCATAACGGACTGCTGCTGATACCGCTATTTATGTTCGCTATGCAGGCGCTTAGTGAAACCCGCGATGCGCTAATATCACGCCTTTGGGCGGGGTTAGCTGCTTTTCCCGTGTTATGGATTGCAGGTCAGATGAACGCCTCCGACATGGCAAAGTCGTTCACGGTGGCTACCTGTGTGGTTGTGCTCATGCTGGCCGCAGGCGCGGCACAGCGTGTACCACCCGTGGCGCTCGCCATGCCGCGACGACTCTGGTTAGCCTGGTACCCGGGGCACTTTGCACTTATTGCCCTGTGGCTACTGCTTAGCGGCCAGCTGGCAGGCTAG